The Lycium barbarum isolate Lr01 chromosome 9, ASM1917538v2, whole genome shotgun sequence genome has a segment encoding these proteins:
- the LOC132609405 gene encoding patatin-17-like, with product MATARSFFVLLFLVLTTTASPEVGQMVTVLSIDGGGIRGIIPATVLAFLEGQLQELDNDKNARLADYFDMVAGTSTGGILATMITAPNENHRPFSAAKDIVSFYLEHGPKIFPPGAYPPILGPKYDGKYFHKVLQDKLGETRLHQALTDVVIPTFDIKKFQPIIFSKSKLANSPYLDAKMSDIAYGTAAAPTYLPPHYFVTDDGQGNQYEFNLVDGAIAAGNPALIALSTATKRATEADAKYASIKAMNYKHILLLSLGTGNTDDFRKTFTAQEAARWGAVDWLTHNNSNPLLQSTSAASSYMNDYYIATMFHALGAQKNYLRIQEKALTGSTTVMDDASEANMKLLVQVGENLLKKPVSKENSETVEEALKRFARLLSERKKHQVSKASQ from the exons ATGGCAACTGCCAGATCTTTTTTCGTTTTACTTTTTTTGGTATTAACAACTACAGCATCCCCTGAGGTGGGACAAATGGTGACAGTTCTTAGCATTGATGGAGGTGGCATTAGAGGAATCATTCCTGCTactgttcttgcttttcttgaaggCCAGCTCCAG GAATTGGACAACGATAAAAATGCAAGACTTGCAGATTACTTTGATATGGTTGCGGGAACAAGTACCGGTGGCATATTGGCCACTATGATAACTGCACCAAATGAAAATCATCGGCCCTTCTCTGCTGCCAAAGATATTGTATCCTTTTACTTGGAGCATGGCCCAAAGATTTTCCCACCTGG TGCCTATCCTCCAATTCTTGGCCccaaatatgatggaaaatatttccACAAAGTTCTGCAAGATAAGTTGGGAGAGACTCGTTTGCATCAGGCTTTAACAGATGTTGTCATTCCAACTTTTGACATCAAGAAGTTTCAGCCAATAATATTCTCAAAGTCAAAG TTGGCAAATTCTCCTTATTTGGATGCTAAGATGTCTGACATAGCCTACGGCACGGCAGCAGCTCCAACTTATTTGCCTCCACATTACTTTGTGACTGATGATGGTCAAGGAAATCAGTATGAGTTCAATCTTGTTGATGGTGCTATCGCTGCTGGTAATCCG GCCTTAATTGCCCTTAGCACAGCAACCAAACGTGCAACAGAAGCGGATGCAAAATACGCCTCTATCAAGGCAATGAACTACAAACATATTTTGTTGCTCTCATTAGGCACTGGCAATACTGATGATTTTCGTAAGACATTCACTGCACAAGAGGCAGCTAGATGGGGTGCTGTTGATTGGCTAACTCATAATAATTCCAACCCTTTACTACAAAGTACATCTGCAGCAAGTTCGTACATGAATGATTATTACATTGCTACTATGTTTCACGCTCTTGGTGCTCAAAAGAATTACCTCAGGATTCAG GAAAAAGCGCTAACAGGCTCAACTACCGTAATGGATGATGCGTCAGAGGCTAATATGAAATTACTGGTACAAGTTGGTGAAAACTTGTTGAAGAAACCAGTCTCCAAAGAGAATTCTGAAACCGTTGAAGAAGCTCTAAAGAG GTTTGCGAGGTTGCTCTCAGAAAGGAAGAAACACCAAGTAAGCAAAGCGTCTCAATAA